One window from the genome of Streptomyces sp. NBC_01476 encodes:
- a CDS encoding amidohydrolase family protein produces MPDSHRILLKGGTIITVDPELGDLTVGDILVEDGRIAAVAPDLGPLDAEVIDAHGMIVMPGFVDTHRHTWQAPLRNIGSDWTLGQYSAGMHRGFSTYFRPEDTYAGNLLGAAEALDSGITTLLDWSHSVETPEHSDAAISALFETGGRAVFAHACGASRWQMPSAVDHDRDILRIRDQYFSSAGQLVTLAFAARGPQFASHEVTLRDWELVREVGAPVTVHVGDGEWGKTRPVAWMNEHGLLAEDVTYVHCNTLADDELRMIADTGGSASVSADIETQMGHGWPATGRLLAVGIRPSLSIDVCTSNGGSMFGAMKTTISIQRALDNAAEPNPGEQQSLKLGCRDVIEFATLQGARAVGLGDRVGSITVGKDADIILIRTDALGMRPLNHPAGAVVYSAHAGLVDTVLVAGRVVKRGGVLTTVDAERVGKLAEETRDHLLRSAQAGDRIPDAQLGGDWLPGTVRAPSGDNDGATERSQA; encoded by the coding sequence GTGCCTGACTCCCACCGGATCCTGCTCAAGGGCGGGACGATCATCACCGTCGACCCGGAACTCGGCGACCTCACCGTCGGCGACATCCTCGTCGAAGACGGCCGGATCGCCGCGGTCGCCCCCGACCTGGGGCCGCTCGACGCCGAAGTGATCGACGCCCACGGCATGATCGTCATGCCCGGCTTCGTCGACACCCACCGGCACACCTGGCAGGCGCCGCTGCGCAACATCGGCTCGGACTGGACACTCGGTCAGTACTCCGCCGGCATGCACCGCGGCTTCAGCACCTACTTCCGGCCGGAGGACACCTACGCGGGCAACCTGCTCGGCGCGGCCGAGGCACTGGACTCCGGGATCACCACGCTGCTGGACTGGTCGCACAGCGTCGAGACCCCCGAGCACAGCGACGCCGCCATCAGCGCCCTGTTCGAAACGGGCGGCCGGGCGGTCTTCGCGCACGCGTGCGGCGCGTCGCGGTGGCAGATGCCGAGCGCGGTGGACCACGACCGCGACATCCTGCGGATCCGCGATCAGTACTTCAGCAGCGCCGGCCAACTCGTCACCCTGGCCTTCGCCGCCCGCGGACCGCAGTTCGCCAGCCACGAGGTGACCCTGCGGGACTGGGAGCTGGTCCGCGAGGTCGGAGCGCCGGTCACCGTCCACGTCGGCGACGGCGAATGGGGCAAGACCCGCCCGGTCGCCTGGATGAACGAGCACGGACTGCTCGCCGAGGACGTCACGTACGTCCACTGCAACACCCTCGCCGACGACGAACTCCGGATGATCGCCGACACCGGCGGCAGCGCGAGCGTCTCGGCCGACATCGAGACCCAGATGGGGCACGGCTGGCCGGCGACCGGACGGCTGCTCGCCGTCGGCATCCGGCCGAGCCTGTCGATCGACGTCTGCACCTCCAACGGCGGCAGCATGTTCGGGGCGATGAAGACCACCATCAGCATCCAGCGGGCGCTGGACAACGCGGCCGAACCCAACCCGGGAGAGCAGCAGTCGCTCAAGCTCGGCTGCCGCGACGTCATCGAGTTCGCGACCCTCCAGGGCGCCCGCGCGGTCGGTCTTGGTGACCGTGTCGGCAGCATCACCGTGGGCAAGGACGCCGACATCATCCTCATCCGTACCGACGCCCTCGGGATGCGGCCGCTGAACCACCCGGCCGGTGCGGTCGTGTACTCGGCCCACGCCGGTCTGGTGGACACCGTGCTGGTGGCGGGCCGGGTCGTGAAGCGCGGCGGCGTGCTGACGACGGTGGACGCGGAGCGTGTGGGGAAGCTCGCCGAGGAGACCCGTGACCACCTCCTGCGCAGTGCCCAGGCGGGTGACCGGATCCCCGACGCCCAGCTCGGCGGCGACTGGCTGCCGGGCACGGTGCGCGCACCGAGCGGGGACAACGATGGCGCGACAGAACGGAGTCAGGCATGA
- a CDS encoding alcohol dehydrogenase catalytic domain-containing protein, producing the protein MSGTMRAAVTAVFGQPPEPREVPVPTAAPDELLIKVRSVGLCGSDLKVNSGAIPGLRTPLIQGHEVSGEVVSGPAGWAGGERVALYTFQPCNQCAWCLRGQTNLCPTARRIGFERDGGLAEYVTARPVDVVRFGPDLGFDAAAVTMDAVLTPWRAVRVRAGLKPGERLAVVGAGGLGLHAVQIAVALGAHVAVVDLSQARRASALELGAELAVGPDSAEEILDWSAGGVDAALEASGAPAGFTTAVRVVRPGGAVVCCGYKPGSDVAADSMKLALAELTVLGSRGGARADAAEAVAAVERGEVRPLIAKAGGMDDVPRFFEELAAGESVGRLVVHPSGS; encoded by the coding sequence ATGAGCGGCACGATGCGTGCGGCGGTGACGGCGGTCTTCGGACAACCGCCCGAACCGCGGGAGGTGCCGGTGCCCACCGCGGCGCCGGACGAGCTGCTGATCAAGGTGCGCTCGGTCGGCCTGTGCGGCTCGGACCTCAAGGTGAACAGCGGTGCCATACCCGGACTGCGGACGCCGCTGATCCAGGGCCACGAGGTGTCCGGTGAGGTCGTCAGCGGCCCGGCGGGCTGGGCCGGGGGCGAGCGGGTGGCGCTCTACACCTTCCAGCCGTGCAACCAGTGCGCCTGGTGCCTGCGCGGGCAGACCAACCTGTGCCCGACCGCGCGGCGGATCGGCTTCGAACGGGACGGGGGACTGGCCGAGTACGTCACCGCGCGCCCCGTCGACGTCGTACGCTTCGGGCCGGACCTGGGCTTCGACGCCGCGGCCGTGACGATGGACGCGGTGCTGACGCCGTGGCGGGCGGTGCGGGTGCGGGCCGGCCTCAAGCCGGGCGAACGGCTGGCCGTCGTCGGGGCGGGCGGGCTGGGGCTGCACGCGGTACAGATCGCGGTCGCGCTCGGCGCCCACGTCGCGGTGGTCGACCTCAGCCAGGCCCGGCGCGCGTCGGCGCTGGAACTCGGCGCGGAACTGGCCGTCGGTCCGGACAGCGCGGAGGAGATCCTCGACTGGTCCGCCGGCGGCGTCGACGCGGCGCTGGAGGCATCGGGCGCGCCGGCCGGCTTCACCACCGCGGTGCGGGTGGTACGGCCCGGCGGGGCGGTGGTGTGCTGCGGCTACAAGCCCGGCTCCGACGTGGCCGCCGACTCGATGAAGCTGGCCCTGGCCGAACTCACCGTACTGGGCTCACGAGGGGGTGCCCGTGCGGATGCCGCAGAGGCGGTCGCGGCCGTGGAGCGCGGCGAGGTCCGCCCGCTGATCGCCAAGGCCGGCGGTATGGACGACGTCCCCCGCTTCTTCGAGGAACTGGCCGCGGGCGAAAGCGTCGGGCGCCTGGTTGTCCACCCGAGCGGGAGTTAG
- a CDS encoding IclR family transcriptional regulator, with amino-acid sequence MEIRLPVSGKPDGSTGREAPMAGNSNTPGATVVQRVLQVLDCFDPTHTELTLSEIATASGLPISTARRIIAQLAEWGALERLVDNRYRVGMRLWNIGILAPQQRNIREAALPSLYDLYTATNETVQLVVPQGLQALCIDKVFGPKSAPTATEVGGKLPLYATAVGKCILAHSQQQLLQDVVAAGLERRTPYTVTQPARLVAELKQARRDGVAYSREEMTLGAVSVAAPILGMGGILRGAVGIVARSTTRVGSLAPAVKTAALTIARLSG; translated from the coding sequence ATGGAGATACGGTTGCCGGTGAGCGGCAAACCTGATGGTTCGACGGGACGGGAGGCCCCGATGGCGGGCAACAGCAATACGCCTGGCGCGACCGTGGTCCAGCGGGTGCTGCAGGTGCTGGACTGCTTCGATCCCACGCACACCGAACTCACCTTGAGCGAGATCGCCACCGCGTCGGGGCTGCCCATCTCCACCGCGCGCAGGATCATCGCCCAGCTCGCGGAGTGGGGCGCCCTGGAGCGCCTGGTCGACAACCGGTACCGCGTCGGTATGCGGTTGTGGAACATCGGCATTCTCGCGCCGCAGCAGCGCAACATCCGCGAGGCGGCGCTGCCTTCGCTCTACGACCTGTACACGGCCACCAATGAGACGGTGCAGCTCGTGGTGCCGCAGGGCCTGCAGGCGCTGTGCATCGACAAGGTGTTCGGCCCCAAGTCGGCGCCGACGGCGACCGAGGTCGGCGGGAAGCTGCCGTTGTACGCGACGGCCGTCGGCAAGTGCATCCTGGCGCACTCCCAGCAGCAGTTGCTGCAGGACGTCGTCGCGGCCGGTCTGGAACGGCGCACCCCGTACACCGTCACCCAGCCCGCCCGGCTCGTCGCCGAGCTGAAGCAGGCACGCCGGGACGGCGTCGCCTATTCGCGGGAGGAGATGACCCTCGGAGCGGTGTCGGTGGCGGCGCCGATCCTGGGCATGGGCGGCATCCTGCGCGGAGCGGTCGGCATCGTGGCGCGCTCCACGACCCGCGTGGGCAGCCTCGCGCCGGCGGTGAAGACGGCCGCGCTGACGATCGCCCGGCTCAGCGGCTGA
- a CDS encoding nuclear transport factor 2 family protein, producing MVSTQPGTVLTDDAAAVRAVIENWAVWRDAGDWDRFATVWHPDGYMAATWFQGSAADFIAVTQTGFEAGTRILHFLGGTSVDVAGDRAIGQTKMTISQRDTVHGVLVDAVCTGRFYDFFARDAGQWKLVRRQPIYEKDRLDPVDPAARVELDAARLARYPEGYRHLAYLQREAGFEVKDGLPGLTGEAVQRLYAEGAAWLAGAASPGRPQ from the coding sequence ATGGTGTCCACTCAGCCCGGCACGGTTCTCACCGATGACGCCGCCGCCGTCCGCGCCGTGATCGAGAATTGGGCGGTGTGGCGCGACGCGGGGGACTGGGACCGGTTCGCGACGGTGTGGCACCCGGACGGCTACATGGCCGCGACTTGGTTCCAGGGCAGCGCCGCCGACTTCATCGCGGTGACCCAGACGGGCTTCGAGGCGGGCACCCGCATCCTGCACTTCCTCGGCGGGACGTCCGTCGACGTGGCCGGCGACCGGGCGATCGGACAGACCAAGATGACGATCAGCCAGCGCGACACCGTGCACGGCGTACTCGTCGACGCCGTCTGCACCGGGCGCTTCTACGACTTCTTCGCGCGCGACGCCGGCCAGTGGAAGCTGGTGCGGCGCCAGCCGATCTACGAGAAGGACCGGCTCGACCCGGTGGACCCGGCCGCCCGCGTCGAACTGGACGCCGCGCGGCTCGCCCGCTACCCCGAGGGCTACCGTCATCTCGCCTACCTGCAGCGTGAGGCCGGCTTCGAGGTCAAGGACGGGCTGCCCGGGCTGACCGGTGAGGCCGTCCAACGGCTCTACGCCGAAGGAGCCGCCTGGCTGGCGGGCGCCGCGTCACCGGGCCGGCCGCAGTAG
- a CDS encoding maleylacetate reductase, with product MTKVSSPSVESTVRDFAYDALPGRVVFARRAARERLAAEIERLGVERVMLIVGPGQRELAAELVVPFAGRVVVHYDQVRPHVPREVAEHAREAARRVKADALLSVGGGSTTGTAKIVALTQHLPVVAVPTTYAGSEMTPVWGMTTGTVKNTGRDLAVLPRVVVYDPELVETLPAALAVASALNAMAHCLESLWTSAAPLVESMALDGARSLAAGLSAAAAGRPAADALLYGAYLAGAAFASAGSGLHHRICHALGGGFDLPHAQTHAVVLPHVLAFNAPAVPAAMARLAPALGADDPVTGLRDLYRRCHAPRSLAEIGLARADLPRAIELVTARLPVDNPRPVGADDIAALLTAAFHGEVGAR from the coding sequence GTGACGAAGGTGAGTTCGCCGAGCGTGGAGTCGACCGTGCGTGATTTCGCCTACGACGCACTGCCCGGACGCGTGGTCTTCGCGCGGCGCGCGGCGCGGGAGCGACTGGCAGCGGAGATCGAGAGGCTGGGCGTCGAGCGGGTGATGCTGATCGTCGGCCCTGGCCAGAGGGAACTGGCAGCCGAACTCGTCGTCCCGTTCGCCGGACGGGTCGTCGTCCACTACGACCAGGTGCGGCCGCACGTACCGCGGGAGGTCGCCGAGCACGCCCGTGAGGCCGCGCGGCGGGTGAAGGCCGACGCCCTGCTCAGCGTGGGCGGCGGCTCGACCACCGGCACGGCGAAAATCGTCGCGCTGACCCAGCACCTGCCCGTCGTCGCGGTGCCGACCACCTATGCCGGCTCCGAGATGACACCGGTCTGGGGCATGACCACCGGCACGGTCAAGAACACCGGACGCGACCTGGCCGTGCTGCCGCGTGTCGTCGTGTACGACCCGGAACTCGTCGAGACGCTGCCCGCCGCCCTGGCGGTGGCCTCGGCGCTGAACGCCATGGCGCACTGCCTGGAGTCGCTGTGGACGTCCGCGGCACCACTGGTGGAGTCGATGGCGCTGGACGGTGCCCGGTCACTGGCGGCCGGGCTGTCCGCGGCGGCGGCCGGGCGCCCGGCGGCCGACGCACTGCTGTACGGCGCCTACCTGGCAGGCGCCGCCTTCGCATCGGCCGGATCCGGCCTGCACCACAGGATCTGCCACGCGCTCGGCGGCGGATTCGACCTGCCCCACGCCCAGACGCACGCCGTGGTGCTGCCGCACGTCCTCGCGTTCAACGCCCCCGCGGTCCCTGCCGCCATGGCCAGGCTCGCGCCAGCGCTCGGCGCCGACGACCCGGTCACCGGCCTGCGGGATCTGTACCGGCGCTGCCACGCCCCGCGGTCGCTCGCCGAGATCGGACTGGCCCGCGCCGACCTGCCCCGGGCCATCGAACTCGTCACCGCCAGGCTGCCGGTCGACAACCCCCGCCCCGTCGGGGCGGACGACATCGCCGCGCTGCTGACCGCGGCGTTCCACGGCGAGGTGGGTGCCCGGTGA
- a CDS encoding dioxygenase family protein, which produces MTGPESGAERTAGPARRAALEQAVTDEVVASFAHARTERFTELMSSLVRHLHAFARDVRLTQPEWEAAIAFLTATGQTCTDKRQEFILLSDVLGLSMQTVGINAASSQAATESTVFGPFFVEGSPRIELGGDIAEGVSGRPCYVSGRVLDDTGAPISGARVELWEADDEGFYDVQYGGDRMQARGHLFSGDGGAYRFWSVLPAPYPIPYDGPVGQLLDAANRSPMRPAHIHFMVKAPGCRTLITHIFVAGSPHLTDDAVFAVKPSLVVDFVEHPPGTAPDGRVLDGPWHEASFDLVLARTR; this is translated from the coding sequence GTGACCGGGCCCGAGTCCGGCGCGGAGCGGACCGCCGGCCCGGCGCGCCGGGCAGCGCTGGAGCAGGCCGTCACCGACGAGGTCGTCGCCAGCTTCGCCCACGCCAGGACCGAACGCTTCACCGAGCTGATGTCGAGCCTGGTGCGGCACCTGCACGCGTTCGCGCGCGATGTCCGGCTCACCCAGCCGGAGTGGGAGGCGGCCATCGCGTTCCTCACCGCCACCGGGCAGACGTGCACGGACAAGCGGCAGGAGTTCATCCTGCTCTCGGACGTACTGGGCCTGTCGATGCAGACCGTGGGCATCAATGCCGCGTCCTCGCAAGCCGCGACCGAGTCCACGGTCTTCGGGCCCTTCTTCGTCGAGGGCAGCCCGCGCATCGAACTCGGCGGCGACATCGCGGAAGGCGTCTCCGGCCGCCCCTGCTACGTCTCCGGCCGTGTGCTCGACGACACCGGCGCGCCGATCAGCGGGGCCCGCGTCGAGCTCTGGGAAGCCGACGACGAGGGCTTCTACGACGTTCAGTACGGCGGGGACCGGATGCAGGCCCGCGGCCATCTCTTCTCCGGGGACGGCGGCGCCTACCGGTTCTGGTCGGTGCTGCCGGCGCCCTACCCGATCCCGTACGACGGGCCGGTCGGGCAACTGCTGGACGCCGCCAACCGCTCGCCGATGCGGCCGGCGCACATCCACTTCATGGTGAAGGCACCCGGCTGCCGGACACTCATCACGCACATCTTCGTCGCCGGCAGCCCGCACCTGACCGACGACGCGGTGTTCGCGGTCAAACCGAGCCTGGTCGTCGACTTCGTGGAGCACCCGCCCGGCACGGCCCCCGACGGACGCGTCCTCGACGGCCCCTGGCACGAGGCGAGTTTCGACCTCGTGCTGGCGCGGACCCGGTGA
- a CDS encoding NAD(P)-dependent alcohol dehydrogenase: MSGTGGLPVSAAVISERGGPFVIEQLQLAPPRPDEVLLRVVAAGVCRTDLHIRDQEYPIRLPVVAGHEGAGVIEAVGTAVTALAPGDHVVVSYPSCGACRHCLRAELPYCVHGFELSFGGQRLDGTSALTRAGGERVNGHIFQQSAFATHAVVPARSAVRVPADLPLELLAPLACGVQTGAGAVLNTLAVTAGDRVAVLGAGGVGLSSVMAAAAVGAARIIAVDVNPARRALALELGATEAVDPAGIDLAGELSARTGGRLRHIVETTGLPAVLADALRAVDMTGTVAVVGAAAAGTRVTLDTNTLLNGRRLRGVIQGDAVPHEFIPRLIGLHRAGRLPLERIVTPYDFADINIAVKDMSEGIAVKPVLRIGTASDPASDPASDPAPAR; encoded by the coding sequence GTGAGCGGCACCGGAGGACTGCCGGTCAGCGCGGCAGTGATCAGCGAACGCGGCGGGCCGTTCGTCATCGAGCAGCTCCAACTCGCGCCGCCGCGCCCCGACGAGGTGCTGCTGCGCGTCGTCGCCGCCGGCGTCTGCCGCACCGATCTGCACATCCGCGACCAGGAGTACCCGATCCGGCTGCCGGTGGTGGCCGGGCACGAGGGCGCCGGCGTCATCGAGGCGGTCGGAACCGCCGTGACCGCACTGGCCCCCGGTGACCACGTCGTGGTGTCCTATCCGTCCTGCGGCGCGTGCCGGCACTGCCTGCGCGCCGAACTCCCTTACTGCGTGCACGGGTTCGAGCTGTCGTTCGGCGGGCAGCGGCTGGACGGCACCTCGGCCCTCACCCGCGCCGGCGGCGAGCGCGTGAACGGGCACATCTTCCAGCAGTCCGCGTTCGCCACCCACGCCGTCGTCCCCGCCCGCAGCGCGGTCAGAGTACCGGCCGACCTCCCGCTGGAACTGCTGGCACCGCTGGCCTGCGGGGTGCAGACCGGTGCCGGCGCGGTGCTGAACACGCTCGCCGTGACCGCCGGCGACCGCGTGGCCGTACTCGGGGCCGGTGGTGTGGGGCTCTCCTCGGTGATGGCCGCGGCCGCCGTCGGTGCCGCCCGGATCATCGCGGTCGACGTCAACCCGGCCCGGCGCGCACTGGCCCTCGAACTCGGCGCCACCGAGGCCGTCGATCCGGCCGGCATCGACCTGGCCGGCGAGCTGTCGGCCCGCACCGGCGGCCGGCTGCGGCACATCGTCGAGACCACCGGGCTGCCCGCCGTCCTGGCGGACGCGCTGCGCGCCGTCGACATGACCGGCACGGTCGCCGTCGTCGGCGCCGCAGCGGCGGGGACCAGGGTCACGCTCGACACCAACACCCTGCTCAACGGCCGCCGTTTGCGCGGCGTGATCCAGGGCGACGCCGTGCCCCACGAGTTCATCCCGCGCCTCATCGGACTTCACCGGGCCGGCCGGCTGCCGCTGGAGCGCATCGTCACCCCTTACGACTTCGCGGACATCAACATCGCGGTCAAGGACATGTCCGAAGGCATTGCCGTCAAGCCGGTGCTGCGCATCGGCACCGCAAGCGACCCCGCAAGCGACCCCGCAAGCGACCCTGCACCCGCGCGATGA
- a CDS encoding aldehyde dehydrogenase family protein, producing the protein MAHALNYIGGKWVDTDDRRPSFDPATGEQIGTFAFADRGHTQAAIDAALRAFAESDWRHDARLRARVLNAMADQVERRSDELIELLALNNGKIVPEATFEISMVPSKLRWWAAMALTSQGRAADMGHGRTSLVLREPVGVAGIIVPFNSPVILAVRSLGPALAAGTTAVLKFPDETAMVNSLFFEVMAASDGLPDGVINAVNTDRVGGAVLVESPHVPVISFTGSTATGRAISAAGAAHLKRFGLELGGKTPMILFEDADLDAATPVLSKAITTFAGQFCMAGSRLLVHRSIADEVRTAMTSRLAGVRVGPASDPRSEMGPLIDKANVARVDAVVEKAIADGAKVLVRGGSPDDTELAGGAFYRPVLLEVTDQSAAVIQQETFGPVLTLQVFENEDEAVELANDSEYGLSASIWTRDVDRSLRVAKRLESGTVWVNNWALVHDEFEEGGYKQSGTGRLNGVAALEEFLEYKHIAFGSGH; encoded by the coding sequence GTGGCACACGCACTCAACTACATCGGCGGGAAATGGGTCGACACCGACGACCGGCGGCCCAGCTTCGACCCGGCGACCGGCGAGCAGATCGGCACGTTCGCCTTCGCCGACCGCGGCCACACCCAGGCCGCGATCGACGCGGCGCTGCGCGCGTTCGCCGAGTCGGACTGGAGACACGACGCGAGGCTGCGCGCCCGGGTCCTCAACGCGATGGCCGACCAGGTCGAGCGGCGCAGCGACGAGCTGATCGAACTCCTCGCCCTGAACAACGGCAAGATCGTCCCGGAGGCGACGTTCGAGATCAGCATGGTGCCCTCCAAACTCCGCTGGTGGGCGGCGATGGCGCTCACCTCGCAGGGCCGCGCGGCCGACATGGGGCACGGCCGTACGTCGCTGGTCCTGCGCGAGCCGGTCGGGGTCGCCGGGATCATCGTCCCCTTCAACTCACCGGTCATCCTGGCCGTACGGTCCCTCGGCCCGGCGCTGGCCGCCGGGACCACCGCGGTGCTGAAGTTCCCGGACGAGACCGCGATGGTCAACTCGCTCTTCTTCGAGGTGATGGCGGCCTCGGACGGGCTGCCGGACGGCGTGATCAACGCGGTCAACACCGACCGCGTCGGCGGCGCGGTCCTGGTCGAATCGCCCCACGTGCCGGTCATCAGCTTCACCGGCAGTACCGCGACCGGACGCGCCATCTCGGCTGCCGGTGCCGCGCACCTGAAGCGGTTCGGCCTGGAACTCGGCGGCAAGACCCCGATGATCCTCTTCGAGGACGCCGACCTGGACGCGGCGACCCCCGTACTCAGCAAGGCGATCACGACCTTCGCCGGCCAGTTCTGCATGGCCGGCTCACGGCTGCTGGTCCACCGCTCGATCGCCGACGAGGTGCGCACGGCCATGACATCGCGCCTTGCCGGTGTCCGTGTCGGGCCCGCGTCCGATCCGAGGAGCGAGATGGGTCCGTTGATCGACAAGGCGAACGTGGCGCGGGTGGACGCGGTGGTCGAGAAGGCCATCGCCGACGGGGCGAAGGTCCTCGTGCGCGGCGGCAGCCCGGACGACACGGAGCTGGCCGGCGGCGCGTTCTACCGGCCGGTGCTGCTGGAGGTCACCGATCAGTCCGCGGCCGTCATCCAGCAGGAGACCTTCGGTCCGGTGCTGACGCTGCAGGTGTTCGAGAACGAGGACGAAGCGGTCGAACTGGCCAACGACAGCGAGTACGGGTTGTCGGCGAGCATATGGACACGCGATGTCGACCGTTCGCTGCGGGTCGCCAAACGGCTTGAGTCCGGCACCGTCTGGGTCAACAACTGGGCGCTGGTCCACGACGAGTTCGAGGAGGGCGGCTACAAGCAGAGCGGTACCGGCCGCCTCAACGGCGTCGCCGCCCTGGAGGAGTTCCTGGAGTACAAGCACATCGCCTTCGGCTCCGGTCACTGA
- a CDS encoding MarR family winged helix-turn-helix transcriptional regulator: MSQKGAGVDLDKSLGYLLKEASSALRAAMEEVLRPLGMSVTHYSCLELLAQRPGLSNSELARGAFVTRQSMNVLLQALERDGYVTRPAEAPVGKVLPARLTPRGRQSLEKATVAVRSVEVRMLAGLNETEQSHAFRILQSMIRSLRDGNDAA, from the coding sequence ATGAGTCAAAAAGGTGCCGGCGTCGACCTGGACAAATCACTGGGCTACCTGCTGAAAGAGGCTTCGAGCGCCTTGCGCGCAGCCATGGAGGAGGTGCTGCGGCCACTCGGGATGAGCGTGACGCACTACTCCTGCCTCGAACTGCTGGCCCAGCGGCCGGGCCTGTCGAACTCCGAGCTCGCGCGTGGCGCGTTCGTGACACGGCAGTCGATGAACGTGCTGCTCCAGGCCCTGGAACGGGACGGCTACGTGACCAGGCCCGCGGAGGCGCCCGTCGGGAAGGTCCTTCCCGCGCGGCTCACGCCCCGCGGCCGGCAGAGCCTGGAGAAGGCGACCGTGGCGGTCCGGTCCGTCGAGGTCAGAATGCTGGCCGGCCTGAACGAGACCGAGCAGTCACACGCGTTCCGGATCCTGCAGAGCATGATCCGTTCCCTGCGCGACGGCAACGACGCTGCCTAG
- a CDS encoding VOC family protein, which produces MPVTGPDFISLQARDLDASQAFYEQYLGLVRSQAGPPHAVVFETKPIAFALRDVVPGTDLASAAQPGIGAAIWLHATDVQAIHDALVADGHTIVSAPIDGPFGRTFTFADPDGYQVTLHDRT; this is translated from the coding sequence ATGCCCGTCACCGGCCCCGACTTCATCTCGCTCCAGGCGCGCGACCTCGACGCTTCGCAGGCGTTCTACGAGCAGTACCTCGGCCTCGTCCGCTCGCAGGCCGGACCTCCGCACGCCGTCGTCTTCGAGACGAAGCCGATCGCGTTCGCACTGCGCGACGTCGTTCCCGGCACCGATCTCGCATCCGCTGCCCAACCCGGCATCGGCGCCGCGATCTGGCTCCACGCCACCGACGTCCAGGCCATCCACGACGCCCTCGTCGCCGACGGTCACACCATCGTCTCCGCACCGATCGACGGCCCCTTCGGCCGGACATTCACCTTCGCCGACCCCGACGGCTACCAGGTCACCCTCCACGACCGCACCTGA
- a CDS encoding acyltransferase domain-containing protein: MDLDDIAARLGVPVEDVNRVHRLAGDSPSAPLPAKADAPAILARLAVPPDDVAEIMAGWPDPGSALWTPELRWLLDRSIALVRADLGGHGWLSPGPELPRERGPAWRHLYVYGYLALVGVVIDYHRDHGIADAVSWATLADLGRNLAVDRRMHGQGRPVMQSWLTLHTRGSVYELGRLQYQRGDSTIDLHVPEAGPITPQLVAASLEEARAFFPRHFPDERYTAFSCGSWLLDPQLLEYLPENSNIARFQRRFALDPYEEPEGLDADVEVLRFVFRTLTTPLDQLPRRTVLQRAVVDHLKADRHWHWRRGRFPLQRTADR, encoded by the coding sequence GTGGATCTGGACGACATCGCCGCCCGGCTCGGCGTACCGGTCGAGGACGTCAACCGCGTGCACCGGCTCGCCGGCGACAGCCCGTCGGCTCCGCTGCCCGCCAAGGCCGACGCGCCCGCGATCCTCGCCCGGCTCGCGGTGCCGCCGGACGACGTCGCCGAGATCATGGCGGGCTGGCCGGACCCCGGCTCGGCGTTGTGGACTCCGGAACTGCGCTGGTTGCTCGACCGTTCGATCGCCCTGGTCCGCGCCGATCTCGGGGGCCACGGCTGGCTGTCCCCCGGTCCGGAGCTGCCGCGCGAGCGGGGCCCCGCCTGGCGCCACCTCTACGTGTACGGCTACCTGGCCCTGGTCGGTGTCGTCATCGACTACCACCGCGACCACGGCATCGCCGACGCCGTATCTTGGGCGACTCTCGCGGACCTGGGCCGCAACCTCGCGGTCGACCGGCGCATGCACGGCCAGGGCCGGCCGGTCATGCAGAGCTGGCTGACGCTGCATACCCGAGGCAGTGTCTACGAGTTGGGCCGGCTGCAGTACCAGCGCGGCGACAGCACCATCGACCTGCACGTCCCCGAGGCGGGACCTATCACCCCGCAGTTGGTCGCGGCGTCGCTCGAGGAGGCCCGCGCCTTCTTCCCGCGCCACTTTCCGGACGAGCGCTACACGGCGTTCTCCTGCGGCTCGTGGCTGCTCGACCCGCAACTGCTGGAGTACCTGCCCGAGAACTCCAACATCGCCCGGTTCCAGCGGAGGTTCGCACTGGACCCCTACGAGGAGCCGGAAGGACTGGACGCCGATGTCGAGGTCCTGCGCTTCGTCTTCCGCACCCTCACCACACCACTCGACCAACTGCCGCGCCGCACCGTCCTCCAGCGCGCGGTCGTCGACCACCTGAAGGCGGACCGCCACTGGCACTGGCGCCGCGGCCGCTTCCCCCTTCAGCGGACCGCTGACCGCTGA